The Aulosira sp. FACHB-615 genome has a segment encoding these proteins:
- a CDS encoding peptidoglycan-binding protein, whose amino-acid sequence MITYNNAQFRSILFGLGYLAQDFAALGQGFPVSKDNSPLTTIKTVQAIKNFQADYELLVDGIVGPKTMAKAEEVIRILQYELNVVVKADLPKDHPFYGPRTVAAVKKFAAQYLAEDEGAITGVATLEIRKNLDRVAKQLI is encoded by the coding sequence ATGATTACCTACAACAATGCTCAATTCCGTTCTATTTTATTTGGATTAGGATATCTAGCTCAAGATTTTGCTGCTTTGGGGCAGGGGTTTCCAGTTAGTAAAGATAATTCGCCACTCACAACCATTAAAACTGTACAAGCCATCAAAAATTTTCAGGCAGACTATGAACTGTTGGTAGATGGTATAGTCGGGCCAAAAACAATGGCAAAAGCGGAAGAAGTGATCAGAATTTTGCAATATGAATTGAATGTAGTAGTCAAAGCCGACTTACCTAAAGATCATCCCTTTTATGGGCCAAGAACTGTAGCCGCAGTCAAAAAATTTGCCGCCCAATATTTGGCTGAGGATGAAGGCGCAATTACTGGTGTTGCAACTTTAGAAATTCGCAAAAATCTTGATAGAGTAGCCAAACAGTTAATTTAA
- a CDS encoding malic enzyme-like NAD(P)-binding protein yields MADLTPNSSFSLTLRLQIPNRVGMLASVTQAIATSGGNLGQIDLIEQTRQESTRDITVDAASTEHAETIVQAIKELPNIKVIDVYDRTFNLHRGGKISITSRIALRSVSDLAMAYTPGVGRICKAIAANPEEVYNLTIKQNTVAIVTDGSAVLGLGNLGPAAALPVMEGKAMLFKEFAGIDAFPICLATQSTDEIVQAVKQIAPVFGGVNLEDIAAPRCFEIEQRLRQELDIPVFHDDQHGTAIVTLAALYNALKLVNKSMADIRIVINGAGAAGVAIARLLRKAGAQTILMCDSKGILSVHRTDLTEEKQEFAVKAQGTLAGAMQGADVFIGVSAPGVLTPEMVQAMAKDPIVFAMANPIPEIQPELVSKTVAVMATGRSDYPNQINNVLAFPGVFRGALDCRAKEITTTMYLEAASAIASLVNPSDLSPEHIIPSVFDTRVAPAVAAAVQRAARQEGIAKS; encoded by the coding sequence ATGGCAGACCTAACTCCTAATTCCAGTTTTAGTTTGACTCTGCGGTTGCAAATTCCCAACCGCGTCGGGATGTTAGCATCGGTGACACAGGCGATCGCAACCAGTGGTGGTAATCTGGGGCAAATAGATTTAATTGAACAAACCCGTCAAGAATCTACGCGCGATATTACCGTAGATGCAGCTAGTACAGAACATGCTGAAACCATTGTCCAAGCAATCAAAGAACTACCAAACATTAAGGTGATCGATGTTTACGATCGCACCTTTAATTTACACCGTGGTGGCAAAATTAGCATCACTAGCCGTATTGCCTTAAGAAGTGTTTCTGATTTAGCAATGGCTTATACTCCTGGTGTGGGGCGGATTTGTAAAGCGATCGCCGCCAACCCAGAAGAAGTTTACAATCTGACAATTAAACAAAATACTGTCGCCATTGTTACCGATGGTAGTGCAGTTTTGGGCTTGGGTAATCTCGGCCCGGCGGCGGCTTTACCTGTGATGGAAGGCAAAGCTATGCTATTTAAGGAATTTGCTGGTATCGATGCTTTTCCTATTTGTCTAGCTACCCAAAGTACCGATGAGATTGTTCAGGCGGTGAAGCAAATTGCGCCTGTGTTTGGCGGGGTGAACTTAGAAGATATTGCTGCGCCCCGTTGTTTTGAAATTGAACAAAGATTGCGTCAGGAATTAGATATCCCAGTATTCCATGATGACCAACATGGCACAGCGATTGTCACTTTAGCAGCATTATATAACGCGCTGAAATTAGTTAACAAATCAATGGCAGATATCCGCATTGTAATTAATGGTGCGGGCGCTGCGGGTGTGGCGATCGCGCGGTTACTGCGGAAAGCTGGGGCGCAAACCATTTTGATGTGTGACTCTAAAGGTATTCTTTCTGTTCACCGCACTGACTTGACAGAAGAAAAACAAGAATTTGCCGTCAAAGCCCAAGGAACATTAGCCGGCGCAATGCAAGGTGCAGATGTCTTTATTGGTGTTAGCGCCCCTGGCGTATTAACCCCAGAAATGGTGCAAGCAATGGCGAAAGATCCCATTGTGTTTGCCATGGCCAATCCCATTCCTGAAATTCAGCCAGAATTAGTGAGCAAAACTGTGGCGGTAATGGCGACAGGACGCAGTGATTACCCCAATCAAATTAACAATGTGTTGGCTTTTCCGGGAGTCTTCCGGGGTGCTTTAGATTGTCGTGCTAAAGAAATTACAACCACAATGTACTTAGAAGCGGCCAGTGCGATCGCTTCTTTAGTCAACCCCAGCGATTTGAGTCCTGAACATATTATTCCTTCTGTGTTTGATACCCGTGTCGCCCCGGCTGTGGCGGCGGCTGTACAAAGGGCAGCACGTCAAGAAGGTATTGCCAAGAGTTGA
- a CDS encoding CHAT domain-containing protein translates to MSINFTPSIFTNTSVCLMMMAIAINIFAHNQVLASEQLPGNILGDRMFTLAVNSATEQIRQVAKQQNATLIQYSIINNEFTIAGKKQTRESELYIWVIKPTGDITFRQVDIKALWQKQNTSLSELIAQSRLSLGVTGNYNYLKRNQLKDNFQKLHELLIKPIENLLPQQPNTNIIFIPQGELFLVPFAALQDAKGKYLIERYTIATAPSIQALDLLYQRKKQYQNIGQDILVVGNPKIQSDRGEPLQLIGAEQEAKAIAQLFNTQPLIGNAATETAVVQRISQAKIIHLATQAYLKNQQGLAFTPSTQDDGLLTPAEIQKLKLTADLVVLSANDTAIGIITNDGVIGLSRSFLSAGVSSVIASLWDISDQSTAYLMTKFYQKLHEKPDKAAALRYAMLETKKKYPNPRDWAAFTLIGLL, encoded by the coding sequence ATGTCGATTAACTTTACACCATCAATTTTTACAAATACATCAGTTTGCCTAATGATGATGGCGATCGCCATCAATATTTTTGCTCACAACCAGGTTTTAGCTTCAGAGCAATTGCCAGGAAATATATTAGGCGATCGCATGTTTACATTAGCAGTTAATTCTGCTACAGAACAGATTAGGCAAGTTGCTAAACAACAAAATGCCACCCTTATACAATATTCAATTATTAATAATGAATTTACGATTGCAGGCAAAAAACAAACGAGAGAATCAGAACTCTATATTTGGGTCATTAAACCTACAGGAGATATAACCTTTCGTCAGGTTGATATTAAAGCATTGTGGCAAAAACAAAACACATCTCTGTCTGAGTTAATTGCTCAAAGTCGTTTGTCTCTTGGGGTGACAGGTAATTATAATTATCTCAAACGTAATCAACTTAAAGATAACTTCCAAAAATTGCATGAATTATTAATTAAACCTATTGAAAATTTATTACCTCAACAACCAAACACAAATATTATTTTCATTCCCCAAGGCGAATTATTTCTTGTACCTTTTGCTGCCTTACAAGATGCCAAAGGTAAATATTTAATTGAGCGATATACAATTGCCACTGCACCTTCCATTCAAGCCTTAGATTTACTTTATCAGCGAAAAAAACAATATCAAAATATCGGACAAGATATTTTAGTAGTGGGTAATCCTAAAATACAATCTGATCGAGGAGAACCGCTTCAGCTAATTGGTGCAGAACAAGAAGCAAAAGCGATCGCACAATTATTTAACACCCAACCACTCATAGGTAATGCAGCAACCGAAACCGCAGTTGTACAGCGAATTTCGCAAGCAAAAATTATTCATTTAGCAACACAAGCATATCTCAAAAATCAGCAAGGTTTAGCTTTCACACCCTCCACTCAAGATGATGGCTTACTCACACCCGCAGAAATTCAAAAATTAAAATTAACAGCAGATTTAGTTGTCTTAAGTGCCAACGATACAGCCATCGGAATAATCACAAATGACGGCGTAATTGGCTTATCACGTTCTTTCTTATCGGCGGGAGTTTCCAGCGTGATTGCTTCTTTATGGGATATATCAGATCAATCAACCGCATATTTAATGACAAAATTTTATCAAAAACTCCATGAAAAACCAGATAAAGCAGCAGCCTTACGTTATGCGATGCTAGAAACTAAGAAAAAATACCCAAACCCCAGAGATTGGGCAGCTTTTACTTTAATTGGCTTGTTGTAG
- a CDS encoding hybrid sensor histidine kinase/response regulator: MSSKLLSRKIPQDGKSQKISLRLILVVPFVLQVITAVGLTGYLSLRNGQKAVNELASRLLTEVSGRIDQHLDSYMLVPQKVVILTSDVIEMGLLDLQDKQQLGKFFWRRLKSFNIGYILLGFQTGDYIATGYLFGDHRITIDELAPNNYQGSNHLYSWSTDNQGNRIKIVQDNGEFIAKNEGWYAEAANQGKPTWSPVYNWLVPPFNLSIAASHPIYDSKKKLLGVIAAEQRLSQISDFLGQLKVSQTGRTFIIEHNGLLIASSSDEQPFSLQNQKPQRLLASKSKDPLIKATANYLTTHFGSFEKISDSQQMDFLLQGQRQFVQITPWRDEWGLDWLMVVVVPEEDFMAQINANTHTTILLCLLALGLAIILGVYTSEWITQPILQLSQASEAIANGKLDQKVQESQVEELQILAQSFNMMATQLRESFNALSKTNEELEIRVENRTKELREAKESADSANKAKSEFLANMSHELRTPLNGILGYAQILQGSKNLTAKEIKGINIIHQCASHLLTLINDILDLSKIEARKLELQPTQFNFLSFLQAVAEICLIKAEQKGIEFVYQFDEHLPIAIEADEKRLRQVLINLLSNAIKFTETGKVIFKVEVIFPGHQFSQDDINIPPTTTYKIRFQIEDTGIGIKSEELEKIFLPFEQAGSIKKQSEGTGLGLAISHKILSIMGGDLKVKSVMSQGSIFWFDLKIAKAQEWIDISQSYQSRKIIGYKGEKKKILIVDNVAENRSVFVSLLEVFGFELVEAENGQTALAQATEFKPNLIITGACMPVMDGYQMLSNLRESLEWQNLKVIVSSASVFDDDKQKSFDAGADDFLAKPVQLPELLNQLEKHLRLEWIYEEKTVEAIAPVNIIGSHKQNESEIIPPPLVELNYLKELALKGRIKAISKHLENIEKMDERYIAFVQYVNHLAQGFQVKEIREFLERISQINY, translated from the coding sequence GTAAACGAATTAGCAAGTCGATTACTAACTGAAGTCAGTGGACGCATAGACCAACATTTAGATAGTTATATGCTTGTTCCGCAAAAAGTAGTTATACTCACTTCCGATGTAATTGAGATGGGCTTATTAGATTTGCAAGACAAACAGCAACTGGGAAAATTTTTCTGGAGACGGCTGAAATCATTTAATATTGGCTATATACTTTTAGGTTTCCAAACAGGTGATTACATTGCAACTGGCTATCTTTTTGGTGATCATCGCATTACTATTGATGAATTAGCTCCTAACAATTATCAAGGTAGTAATCATTTATATAGTTGGTCAACTGATAATCAAGGAAACCGAATTAAAATTGTTCAAGATAATGGAGAATTTATTGCTAAAAATGAAGGTTGGTATGCAGAAGCAGCCAACCAAGGTAAACCAACTTGGAGTCCCGTTTATAACTGGTTAGTTCCACCTTTTAACTTATCGATTGCCGCTAGTCATCCTATTTATGACTCGAAGAAAAAACTGCTTGGTGTCATTGCGGCTGAACAACGTCTTTCCCAAATTAGTGATTTCTTAGGTCAGTTGAAAGTTAGCCAAACTGGTAGAACTTTTATTATTGAACATAATGGTCTATTAATTGCTAGTTCAAGTGATGAACAACCCTTCAGCCTTCAAAATCAAAAACCGCAACGCCTATTAGCATCCAAGAGTAAAGATCCACTCATCAAAGCCACTGCTAACTATTTGACGACACATTTTGGCAGTTTTGAGAAAATTAGTGATTCTCAGCAAATGGATTTTTTACTCCAGGGTCAACGCCAGTTTGTCCAGATTACTCCTTGGCGCGATGAATGGGGACTTGATTGGTTAATGGTGGTTGTGGTTCCTGAAGAGGATTTCATGGCGCAAATTAATGCTAATACTCATACAACGATTCTGTTGTGTTTATTAGCTTTAGGTTTAGCAATTATTCTTGGGGTTTATACATCTGAATGGATTACGCAACCAATTCTGCAATTAAGTCAAGCTTCAGAAGCGATCGCCAATGGTAAACTAGACCAAAAAGTTCAGGAATCTCAAGTTGAAGAACTGCAAATTTTAGCACAATCTTTTAATATGATGGCTACTCAGCTACGCGAGTCTTTTAATGCTTTATCTAAAACCAATGAAGAACTAGAAATTCGAGTTGAAAATCGCACCAAAGAACTCAGGGAAGCAAAAGAAAGTGCTGATAGTGCCAATAAAGCCAAAAGCGAATTTCTCGCTAATATGAGCCATGAGCTACGTACACCCCTAAATGGAATTCTCGGTTATGCTCAAATTTTACAAGGTTCCAAAAATCTCACAGCAAAAGAAATAAAAGGCATCAATATTATTCATCAATGTGCTTCTCATCTATTAACTTTAATTAATGATATCCTTGACCTTTCTAAAATTGAGGCGAGAAAATTAGAACTACAGCCGACACAATTTAATTTTCTTTCCTTTCTCCAAGCCGTTGCTGAAATCTGTCTGATTAAAGCCGAACAAAAAGGAATTGAATTTGTCTATCAATTCGATGAACATCTGCCAATCGCTATCGAAGCAGATGAAAAACGTTTACGGCAAGTTCTGATTAATTTGTTAAGTAATGCTATAAAATTTACCGAGACTGGCAAAGTAATTTTTAAAGTAGAAGTTATTTTTCCTGGACATCAATTTTCCCAAGATGATATAAATATACCACCAACAACCACTTATAAAATTCGCTTCCAAATAGAAGATACTGGTATAGGAATTAAATCTGAAGAACTAGAGAAAATATTTTTACCTTTTGAGCAAGCAGGTAGTATTAAAAAACAATCAGAAGGTACAGGCTTAGGTTTGGCAATTAGTCATAAAATTCTCTCGATCATGGGCGGTGATTTAAAAGTTAAAAGTGTAATGAGTCAGGGAAGTATATTTTGGTTTGATTTAAAAATAGCCAAAGCTCAAGAATGGATTGATATATCTCAAAGTTACCAAAGCCGAAAAATCATTGGTTATAAAGGAGAGAAAAAGAAAATATTAATAGTGGATAATGTTGCGGAAAATCGCTCTGTATTTGTTAGTTTATTAGAAGTATTTGGTTTTGAATTAGTAGAAGCAGAAAATGGTCAAACTGCTTTAGCACAAGCCACAGAATTTAAACCAAACTTAATTATTACAGGTGCTTGTATGCCGGTAATGGATGGATATCAGATGTTATCTAATTTACGAGAATCTTTAGAATGGCAAAATTTGAAGGTGATAGTTTCTTCAGCTAGTGTCTTTGATGATGATAAACAAAAAAGCTTTGATGCAGGTGCAGATGACTTTTTAGCTAAACCTGTCCAACTGCCTGAACTACTCAATCAATTAGAGAAACATTTACGCTTGGAATGGATTTATGAAGAAAAAACTGTCGAGGCGATCGCACCTGTTAATATAATCGGATCTCACAAACAAAATGAATCTGAAATTATTCCGCCACCTCTAGTAGAATTGAATTATTTAAAGGAATTAGCTCTAAAAGGTCGGATAAAAGCTATTTCTAAACATTTAGAAAATATAGAGAAAATGGATGAACGTTATATTGCTTTTGTGCAGTATGTGAATCATCTAGCTCAAGGGTTCCAAGTTAAGGAAATTAGAGAGTTTCTCGAAAGAATATCGCAAATAAATTATTAA
- a CDS encoding response regulator, translated as MQTQETNLILIVDDTPTNLEVLSEALTDAGFEVAVATSGESAIEQIEYDPPDLILLDVMMPGIDGFETCYRLKQNPQTKDIPVIFMTALSDTVDKVKGLSLGAVDYITKPFQQAEVLARVQIHVNLRNLNSALAEKNFRLQQEIQERAIAEAALQKLTQELEQRVLERTQKLTDALCTLEKAQVQLVQSEKLATLGQLVAGIAHEINNPVNFIHANLYYVSRYTQNLLELVALYQKQLPGATPEIKAKAKDIDLEYLLEDLPKILSSMEVGTERICDIIKSLRSFSRHDEAEVKVVNIHEGIDSTLMILKRHLDGKPGQPNIKVVKEYGNLPKVECYPGKMNQVFMNILSNAIDALTEAMEHYPSYVPSPMIRIHTEVVDSDRIIIRIADNGLGIPEHIQQRIFDPFFTTKPAGKGTGLGMSISHQIITELHYGSLRCISHPEQGAEFIVEIPIQQPQVCHTGLVKQKVVGSAVPVMLNF; from the coding sequence GTGCAGACTCAAGAAACCAATTTAATTTTAATTGTAGATGATACGCCTACCAACTTAGAAGTACTTTCGGAAGCTTTGACTGACGCTGGTTTTGAAGTTGCAGTCGCCACCAGTGGAGAAAGTGCTATTGAACAAATTGAATATGATCCACCAGACCTAATCTTATTAGATGTGATGATGCCGGGGATTGATGGATTTGAAACATGCTACCGACTCAAGCAAAATCCACAGACAAAAGATATTCCTGTCATTTTTATGACTGCTTTGAGCGATACGGTAGATAAGGTGAAAGGCCTTTCTTTAGGTGCTGTTGATTATATTACCAAGCCATTTCAGCAAGCAGAAGTGTTGGCGCGGGTTCAAATCCATGTGAATTTGCGAAACTTGAATTCAGCACTAGCAGAGAAAAATTTCCGTCTCCAACAAGAAATCCAAGAAAGGGCGATCGCCGAAGCAGCTTTACAGAAATTAACTCAAGAATTAGAACAAAGGGTATTGGAACGTACCCAAAAACTTACTGACGCACTTTGCACCTTAGAAAAAGCTCAAGTTCAGCTGGTGCAGTCAGAAAAGTTAGCCACTCTAGGTCAACTAGTAGCGGGTATAGCCCATGAAATTAATAACCCCGTGAACTTTATCCACGCCAATCTTTACTATGTCAGTCGCTATACCCAGAACTTGCTGGAATTAGTGGCACTTTATCAAAAGCAATTACCTGGCGCTACCCCGGAGATTAAAGCCAAAGCTAAAGACATAGACTTAGAATATTTGCTAGAAGACTTACCAAAAATTCTTTCTTCAATGGAAGTTGGGACTGAGAGAATTTGTGACATTATTAAATCTTTGCGTAGCTTCTCCCGCCACGATGAAGCAGAAGTCAAAGTGGTAAACATTCATGAGGGTATAGATAGTACACTCATGATTCTCAAGCGACACCTAGACGGAAAACCAGGACAGCCAAACATTAAAGTAGTCAAAGAATATGGCAACCTGCCCAAAGTAGAGTGCTATCCCGGCAAAATGAATCAGGTGTTTATGAATATTTTGAGTAATGCCATTGATGCTTTAACAGAAGCGATGGAACATTATCCGAGTTATGTACCATCACCGATGATTCGGATTCATACCGAGGTGGTAGACAGCGATCGCATTATTATTAGAATTGCTGACAATGGTCTAGGAATACCAGAACATATTCAACAACGAATTTTCGACCCTTTCTTTACAACCAAACCTGCGGGTAAGGGTACAGGGTTGGGAATGTCAATTAGTCATCAAATTATCACTGAACTACATTATGGCAGTTTGCGCTGTATTTCCCATCCAGAGCAAGGAGCAGAATTTATAGTGGAAATACCCATTCAACAGCCACAAGTTTGTCATACAGGCTTAGTTAAGCAAAAAGTTGTCGGTTCTGCCGTACCTGTGATGTTGAACTTTTAG
- a CDS encoding PhoD-like phosphatase, whose protein sequence is MQYPFGSEFITELPLILAGPMLQHTESTAVTVWIALKQSCRVELKIYETTNQGATLGNCLFTGERATVALGEYLHVVAVTAECHDENHLLGDRIYAYTLQFICDTEQQTLSQALSSENFAADSISYFDHQQPTFVLPPSRLQDLKIVHASCRKPHGHGLDALPILDSLIANTATQPQHRPQQLFLTGDQIYGDDVADPSLWVATHLGDILLGWEEKLPVSPISCTPKELPTRQRAEVATEQAGFTAGLHNKYSKVNSHLLSLGEYYAAYLLTWSPVCWPRKFPQGTEVTSDRQGIKNWNREVKDLQQFIYTLGKVRRALANIPTYTIFDDHDVSDDWNLNQAWCLRVLGKPLGRRVVQNALLAYSVFQAWGNTPEQFAFGESGEKLLAAAEIWSASHGTDSYADQAIALYLGLPDTDSLTGLPTFAQDDSTLVLARHPQSLNWHYTIRSPIHEVIVLDTRTWRGYPADAKPIAPPRLLSPQAVKQQLLTPLQAKTNIPATFVIAPTNVFGLKVIDWVHHWHLKNDKVFSTDVGDAWNIHTEALAQFLTTLFTQRQQVIVLSGDIHYSSAVRLSHQDIDSQLLSVLVQLTCSALKNEEFLTRLIHTKLKNWLLPEKVRYWWGWSHPADMVEVAAKKWQRQNSSRPDWRCALELIPRQKTQTANLAIDVLSFIAPWNRPEKAKWRSLQFLMFWKSPWFQDGKEVVGVNNLALVQFEPTDESLANKVIQDLYWFSSWYTTELVYSRFETQLLPDHDVFH, encoded by the coding sequence ATGCAGTATCCTTTTGGAAGCGAGTTCATCACCGAACTGCCGCTAATTTTGGCAGGGCCAATGCTACAACATACCGAATCAACAGCCGTGACGGTATGGATAGCCCTCAAGCAGTCTTGTCGGGTAGAACTGAAAATTTATGAAACAACAAATCAAGGCGCAACTCTAGGGAATTGTTTGTTTACTGGAGAACGCGCTACAGTTGCTTTGGGTGAATATCTGCATGTTGTGGCGGTAACGGCTGAATGTCACGATGAAAATCATCTGCTGGGCGATCGCATCTACGCCTACACCTTACAATTTATCTGTGATACAGAACAGCAAACTTTATCCCAAGCATTAAGTTCTGAGAATTTTGCCGCAGATAGCATTAGTTATTTTGACCATCAACAACCAACCTTTGTTTTACCTCCCAGTCGTCTGCAAGATTTAAAAATTGTCCACGCTTCTTGTCGCAAACCGCATGGACATGGTTTGGATGCGTTACCAATTCTTGATAGTTTAATTGCAAATACAGCAACTCAACCCCAACACCGCCCCCAGCAATTGTTTCTCACAGGCGACCAAATTTATGGTGATGATGTTGCTGATCCTTCCTTATGGGTGGCGACTCATTTGGGTGATATTTTATTGGGTTGGGAAGAAAAGTTACCTGTCAGCCCAATTTCCTGTACTCCCAAGGAATTACCTACCAGACAACGGGCGGAAGTCGCAACAGAACAAGCAGGTTTCACCGCCGGATTGCATAACAAATATAGTAAAGTTAACAGCCATCTGCTGAGTTTGGGGGAATATTACGCGGCTTATTTATTAACTTGGTCGCCTGTGTGCTGGCCGCGGAAATTTCCTCAAGGAACAGAAGTAACTAGCGATCGCCAAGGTATCAAAAACTGGAATCGAGAAGTCAAAGATTTACAACAATTTATTTATACTTTGGGAAAAGTTCGCCGTGCTTTGGCGAATATTCCCACCTACACAATTTTTGATGACCACGATGTTAGCGATGACTGGAATTTGAATCAAGCTTGGTGTTTGCGCGTTTTGGGCAAACCTTTGGGGCGGCGGGTGGTGCAGAATGCCCTGTTAGCTTACAGCGTGTTTCAAGCTTGGGGAAATACACCTGAACAATTTGCCTTTGGGGAATCTGGGGAAAAACTGCTGGCGGCGGCGGAAATTTGGTCAGCTTCCCACGGTACAGATAGTTATGCCGATCAAGCGATCGCCCTTTATCTTGGTCTGCCAGATACCGATTCTCTCACAGGCTTACCAACTTTTGCTCAAGATGATTCCACATTAGTTTTAGCCAGACATCCCCAATCCCTCAATTGGCATTACACCATCCGCAGCCCAATTCATGAAGTGATTGTTCTCGATACCCGGACTTGGCGGGGTTATCCAGCCGACGCGAAACCCATCGCCCCACCCAGGTTATTATCACCCCAGGCGGTAAAACAACAACTACTGACACCTTTACAAGCAAAAACTAATATTCCCGCCACATTTGTGATTGCACCTACCAATGTCTTTGGCTTAAAAGTGATTGATTGGGTGCATCATTGGCATTTAAAAAACGATAAGGTTTTTTCTACAGATGTGGGTGATGCGTGGAATATTCATACAGAAGCATTGGCGCAATTTCTCACAACATTATTTACCCAACGTCAACAAGTCATTGTCTTGTCGGGAGATATTCACTATAGTTCGGCGGTGCGTTTATCTCATCAAGATATTGATTCCCAATTGTTATCTGTATTGGTGCAGTTAACCTGTAGTGCCTTAAAAAATGAAGAATTTCTCACGCGGTTAATTCACACCAAATTGAAAAATTGGCTATTACCAGAAAAAGTCCGATATTGGTGGGGCTGGAGTCATCCTGCTGATATGGTGGAAGTTGCTGCTAAAAAATGGCAACGCCAAAATTCGTCCCGTCCTGACTGGCGTTGTGCGTTAGAGTTAATTCCTCGGCAAAAAACCCAAACTGCGAATTTAGCCATTGATGTATTAAGTTTTATTGCTCCCTGGAACCGCCCAGAAAAAGCGAAGTGGCGATCGCTACAATTTTTAATGTTTTGGAAATCCCCTTGGTTTCAAGATGGAAAAGAAGTAGTAGGCGTGAATAATTTAGCATTAGTGCAGTTTGAACCAACCGATGAAAGTCTTGCGAATAAAGTCATCCAAGATTTATACTGGTTTTCTTCCTGGTATACAACTGAACTGGTTTACTCCCGGTTTGAAACTCAACTGCTACCTGATCATGATGTATTTCATTAG